One Coffea eugenioides isolate CCC68of chromosome 2, Ceug_1.0, whole genome shotgun sequence genomic window, CCAAAGTACCCGAATCCACCTGAGACGACTAACCCGGACCCGGCCACTCTCAGGGAGCAGTGGAGGTATGCTACTAGGCAGTACAGTAGATGGTATTCTCAAGCTTGGGGCACCGCTATACTTGCGGGTCTGTCTTTCTTTGCTCTTGGTTGGATAATTAAGGGTTCTAATCCTTTGCCCTCTTTCAAGAGCGAAAATGTGGAAAAGAAAGATGATAAGAATAGCCCTGAGCAGGCTAAGCAAGGTTAATTGAATGGTGATTTTGGTTCAAGGTTAGTCTTAagttcttgacttttttttttctaattggaGATTGAAGTATTTTTACCTGTTTGGTTATTATGGGTTCATTGCAgcaattgtattttttttcgTGTTATCTTGCTCAATTTGTACCCTTTTTTATGATAAAGTGAGGTAATCCAATGGTAAATTTAATTCATGTTTATTTGCGAGTTCTTGAACTTGATTGCTGTTAATTGAGGTGATTAAGCAGTTTATTTGTTTCTGAATTCTGGGTTTTTGTCAcagaatttttatattttcatgtTATGTTGCACGATTTGTTCTTGTGACAAGGCTGATCAAAAGGTGAATTTGTGTTAAGCTTACTGTAGATTCTTGAACTCTTTGGCATAGTAATTGAGGTTATAAGGCTGATTGATGGTTATCAATTTCTGGGATAGTTGCAgaattttttgcaaattttcaCGTTATGATTCCTTCTCTGTCTCTGTTTGTCTGAAAGCGGCACTGTTATGGAGGTGAAACTAGGTTAGGAGGTCAATGAATTCAAGATTTGGTCCAGTATTAGGACTTTGCGCTTCTCCTTTTGAGTGCCTATGCCCATTGATAGCAGTGCTAATGTAGGTACGTCTAGAGTTATACTAATTGAGGTAAGCCTATAGTCAGCTGATGTAGTTAAATCATTTTTAGTAGTTTCAGTTTGGAAACTATTTGTTAGTTGTTCTTGAGCTCACTGAAATAACAAATGTGATGGTTAATTATGTAAATTTGGACTTTTTAAAACCTATTTTGGTATGTCATGGTCTCTCTATTGGTCTTCATTTTAATGGAAACTAGAACATTCTTAAGAACAACAAGAAGTCTGGCCGAGTTTGCTATGTACTTGCAGATTCACACAATAGTACAATCCTTAATATCTCAGAGTAGGAGGTTTAAATTGCTAATCGACAATGGATGATAAAGTGTGTAAAAGTTGAGATGGGCTATAGGATTATGGAGAGTATAGATTTGGCATGTTCTATTGCGTGTATGAGTAAGTGGGATGGATTAGTGAGAATGAAGTTCTACTCTCATGATAGCATCCTCGTTGTGCAAATATGATGGTTTTGTGACTGATAATTTTTGTGAAGTCCTTGATTTCAATTATTCTATGGCTCAAGAAATCTTGTTAGTGGTGGTACATGTTTGGTGTAAACTGTGTAGTTTTTAGTCTGCAATGCTTAAAACATTTCCAGAATAGAAATGGAAAAGATCATGCTAAAAGCGTAATTTAATGCATCCATGTTATTTCACCAGTTTTGGTCATACCACCTCATTTTCGACTTGTGCAAAAGGGTGAGTTCAGTGGTCCTACGTAGGAGGTGCTGGAAGTTCAATCTTTAAAAATTGTGAAATTTTGCTTATTCCTATCTGACATCATATGCAATCTGTATTGCGTTATTGAAGAAACAACGCAAGGGGattctttcaaaatttgatCTGTATCACCATTTTTCTAAATCATTTGGTGGTTTGTCCATTGTCTTTCCTTTCAGTTGCTGTACAGAACATGAGTAATCAGTTCGTGCTAGGTAACCAAGCTTGTATAGCATAGTGGAGCAGTCCTGGTAAACTAGATGGtgaagaaacaagcagatttgAAATGGCATGTTGAAAATTGCTTTTTTCTTAATGGAAAAAGTGAAAGACAGAAAAAATTCTACTTCTGCTTCAAG contains:
- the LOC113762197 gene encoding uncharacterized protein LOC113762197, giving the protein MTDHHETRDGKPNKNLPHASSEKFPIGSSDSGFSSGPKYPNPPETTNPDPATLREQWRYATRQYSRWYSQAWGTAILAGLSFFALGWIIKGSNPLPSFKSENVEKKDDKNSPEQAKQG